CCGACAGCATCGCCGGGACGTCGAGCCAGTCGAACTTCCAGTCGGCGAAGTGGGGGAGGACGTCCTCCAGCCGGCCCTTGCGGTTCCAGTCGGCGGGGTGCTCCAGCCGGTCGTCGGCGATCCGCACCTCCGCGACCCAGTTCAGCAGCGCCCTGCCCCGCCGCTCCGCCTGCCTGGAGATCGGGTAGACGACCATCTTGGACGCGGCGTTGCTGCCCGCTATGGCCAGCGTCCGCCCGGTGAGGAACGGCTCGCCCTCGGTGATGCCGCGCCACATCCGGATCCCGTTCCACAGCGGCGCCTTCTCGCCGGGGTTCAGCTGGGCGCGGACCGCCGAGTGCAGGCCGTCCGCGCCGACCAGCACGTCCGCGGTGACGGTGTCAGCGGTGCCGGACGCGCGGTCGTACAGCCGCGCGCGGACCCGCTCCCCGTCCTGCTCGAAGCCCTCGAACACCGTCCCGGTGCGGACGGCGCTCTCGCCGAGCCGGGCGAACACGGCCTCCAGCAGGATCATCTGCAGCTCGCCGCGGTGGATGGAGTACTGCGGCCAGCGGTAGCCGAGCGCACGGCCCCGCGGCTCCGCCCAGATCCGGCCGCCGTACCGGTCGAAGTGGACCGTCTCGGCGGTCGGGATGCCGGTCTCGGCGAGCTCGTCGCCGAGACCCAGCTCGTCGAGTTCCCGAACGGC
The sequence above is drawn from the Actinomadura hallensis genome and encodes:
- a CDS encoding flavin-dependent oxidoreductase, with the translated sequence MRVLIVGAGIGGLTTALSLHAAGVEALVVDAAQRLRPLGVGINLLPHAVRELDELGLGDELAETGIPTAETVHFDRYGGRIWAEPRGRALGYRWPQYSIHRGELQMILLEAVFARLGESAVRTGTVFEGFEQDGERVRARLYDRASGTADTVTADVLVGADGLHSAVRAQLNPGEKAPLWNGIRMWRGITEGEPFLTGRTLAIAGSNAASKMVVYPISRQAERRGRALLNWVAEVRIADDRLEHPADWNRKGRLEDVLPHFADWKFDWLDVPAMLSGSDEILEYPMVDRDPLDRWTSGRVTLLGDAAHPMYPIGSNGGSQAVLDARVLAHELARAPEPAEGLLAYERERRETVNAIVLACRDMPADRILQAVSERAPHGFDFIEDVLTPSELETISGAYRKTSFDDVETLNTRPSYSVSG